In Astatotilapia calliptera chromosome 23, fAstCal1.2, whole genome shotgun sequence, a genomic segment contains:
- the LOC113016065 gene encoding glutaminase kidney isoform, mitochondrial-like isoform X3 translates to MTLQGASNAEKFDYVMNFMNKLAGNEYVGFSNATFQSERESGDRNFAIGYYLKEKKCFPEGTDMTSILDFYFQLCSIEVTCESASVMAATLANGGFCPITGERVLSPESVRNTLSLMHSCGMYDFSGQFAFHVGLPAKSGVAGGILLVVPNVMGIMCWSPPLDKLGNSVRGIQFCTDLVSLCNFHNYDNLRHFAKKLDPRREGGDQRVKSVINLLFAAYTGDVSALRRFALSSMDMEQRDYDSRTALHVAAAEGHAEVVRFLLEACKVNPVPKDRWGNTPMDEAVHFGHHDVVTILRDYHNQYTHQEGSTAKKNEENLDGLL, encoded by the exons ATGACGTTg CAAGGGGCAAGCAACGCTGAGAAATTTGATTAT GTCATGAACTTCATGAACAAGCTGGCAGGAAACGAGTATGTGGGCTTCAGCAATGCCAC TTTCCAGTCAGAGCGTGAGTCTGGAGACAGAAACTTCGCCATTGGCTACTACCTGAAGGAGAAGAAG TGTTTTCCAGAGGGGACGGACATGACGTCCATCCTGGACTTCTACTTCCAG TTGTGCTCCATCGAGGTGACCTGTGAGAGTGCCAGCGTTATGGCGGCAACTCTGGCCAACGGCGGTTTCTGTCCAATCACGGGCGAGCGTGTGCTGAGCCCTGAGTCTGTGCGAAACACCCTGAGTCTGATGCACTCCTGCGGCATGTATGACTTCTCGGGACAGTTTGCTTTTCAC GTTGGTCTGCCGGCTAAATCGGGTGTGGCTGGCGGGATCCTGCTGGTCGTTCCCAACGTGATGGGCATCATGTGTTGGTCTCCTCCGCTCGACAAGCTGGGCAACAGCGTCAGAGGCATCCAGTTCTGCACG GATTTGGTTTCCCTGTGTAACTTCCACAACTATGACAACCTGAGGCACTTTGCAAAGAAGCTGGATCCTCGCAGGGAGGGAGGAGACCAGAGG GTGAAGTCTGTCATCAACCTGCTGTTTGCTGCTTACACAGGAGACGTGTCAGCTCTCAGGAG GTTTGCGCTGTCCTCCATGGACATGGAGCAGAGGGACTACGACTCGAGGACAGCGCTGCACGTGGCCGCCGCTGAAG gacaTGCTGAGGTGGTCCGCTTCCTGCTGGAGGCCTGCAAGGTCAACCCAGTTCCCAAAGACAG GTGGGGGAACACGCCGATGGATGAGGCCGTGCACTTCGGCCACCATGACGTCGTCACCATCCTCCGCGATTACCACAATCAGTACACCCATCAGGAAGGCAGCACGGCCAAGAAGAACGAAGAGAACCTGGACGGGCTGCTGTGA